Proteins from one Caldalkalibacillus uzonensis genomic window:
- a CDS encoding sensor histidine kinase codes for MKLRTWLLLSYLLVMILPLVTAYLLFAWINAFHNDQKVEEYLQKWSQLQHVISVLDDPLLYRETGRDQVDRLISPQLSIVLYNRDGLVLYTSDPMYVSPQLAPSKSELYQNLYSLEQGYRAYSYKQPVFAGHELVGFFEVNLSRDEWAAGVAKRTWMMVGLFVGLFVLIYLTVMILVHRKLNSRLNRLMQHMTAFANQETVEQMPAGKDEIGTLMQHFYQMQNQIEKARAKIAKEQQEKEYMIATISHDLKTPLTSIRAYAESLTTEQDLSVHERQEYHKIIVDKANYMHQMLDDLLMYTLLQSPAYEMEFVEVDGSEFFEMLVSDYEPLCKARHIHLDVYCAVTGNYLVNPNQMIRVADNLMSNAIQHTQQGAHIGLAAVSADWPLPEWLFPFVQEQVRFDCQDRVFLIVQNEGEGIAKEKLAHVFEPLYQADQAGTKQDARRTGLGLSITKQIMEKHGGDVHIVSQEGIGTCIICHLPQRRR; via the coding sequence ATGAAATTAAGAACATGGTTGTTGTTGTCTTACCTGCTTGTTATGATTCTCCCCCTTGTGACTGCCTATCTTTTATTTGCTTGGATTAATGCATTTCACAATGATCAAAAAGTAGAAGAGTACCTTCAAAAATGGTCCCAGTTGCAACATGTGATTTCAGTGTTAGATGATCCGCTACTTTATCGTGAGACTGGGAGGGACCAAGTTGATCGACTGATTAGTCCACAACTGTCTATTGTTCTCTATAACCGTGATGGGCTGGTCCTGTATACTTCGGATCCTATGTATGTCTCACCTCAACTTGCACCTAGTAAGTCAGAACTGTATCAAAATTTGTATTCACTTGAACAAGGGTATCGTGCTTACAGCTACAAGCAGCCCGTTTTTGCTGGGCATGAGCTGGTTGGTTTTTTTGAAGTGAACTTAAGTCGTGATGAATGGGCTGCTGGTGTTGCTAAACGCACCTGGATGATGGTTGGGCTGTTTGTGGGCCTGTTTGTACTGATCTACCTGACCGTGATGATATTGGTTCATCGCAAATTGAACAGTCGCTTAAATCGCTTAATGCAGCACATGACGGCTTTTGCCAATCAGGAAACAGTGGAGCAGATGCCCGCAGGGAAAGATGAGATTGGTACATTGATGCAACATTTTTATCAGATGCAAAACCAAATTGAAAAGGCAAGAGCAAAAATCGCCAAAGAACAGCAGGAAAAGGAATATATGATTGCCACCATTTCCCATGATTTAAAAACACCGCTTACGTCGATCCGTGCTTACGCAGAATCGCTAACCACTGAACAGGATTTATCTGTCCATGAGCGTCAGGAATACCACAAGATTATTGTGGATAAAGCCAATTACATGCACCAGATGCTCGATGATTTATTGATGTATACTCTGCTCCAATCACCGGCCTATGAAATGGAATTTGTTGAAGTGGATGGCAGTGAATTTTTTGAAATGCTTGTTTCCGACTACGAGCCTTTGTGTAAAGCCAGGCATATACATTTGGATGTCTATTGTGCAGTGACAGGGAATTATCTGGTCAATCCCAACCAAATGATACGCGTGGCCGATAATCTGATGAGCAATGCCATTCAGCATACGCAACAGGGAGCGCATATTGGGCTGGCCGCTGTATCGGCTGACTGGCCACTGCCGGAATGGCTGTTCCCTTTCGTTCAGGAACAAGTCCGCTTTGATTGTCAGGATCGCGTTTTTCTTATCGTTCAAAATGAAGGCGAAGGTATCGCCAAAGAAAAATTGGCCCATGTCTTCGAACCCCTTTATCAGGCCGATCAGGCCGGAACGAAGCAAGATGCTCGCCGGACC
- a CDS encoding response regulator transcription factor, with translation MSWRLLLVEDDPEIARVIRDTFVRDGYEVTWATTGLEGWEDFQERSYDLVLVDLMLPEMDGLTLCKNIRWKSDVPLMMISARKEDEDKVKGLHLGADDYVAKPFSLAELKARVESLLRRWRRYKGIPDVEKKTDYLGGLTLYWDQHKAVLHEHEVPLTAKEFDLLKLLAQNPQRVFSKSELYQHVWQQPDAEGLHTVTVHIKSLREKLNDPVKSPQFIQTVWGKGYRFIGEPL, from the coding sequence ATGAGTTGGCGATTGTTACTTGTGGAAGATGATCCGGAAATCGCGCGTGTGATCAGGGATACTTTTGTGCGTGACGGCTACGAAGTAACATGGGCAACGACCGGGTTGGAAGGTTGGGAAGATTTTCAGGAGAGGTCCTATGATCTTGTTCTGGTTGATCTTATGCTGCCGGAGATGGATGGGCTTACCCTTTGTAAAAATATTCGTTGGAAAAGTGATGTTCCTCTGATGATGATTAGTGCGCGCAAAGAAGATGAAGACAAAGTTAAAGGACTTCATCTTGGTGCAGACGATTATGTCGCCAAGCCATTCAGTCTGGCAGAATTAAAAGCCCGTGTTGAGTCATTATTACGGCGTTGGCGTCGTTATAAAGGGATCCCTGATGTGGAAAAAAAGACGGATTATCTCGGGGGATTAACCCTCTACTGGGATCAACATAAGGCTGTACTGCACGAACACGAGGTCCCCCTCACAGCAAAAGAGTTTGATCTGCTTAAATTACTGGCCCAGAATCCTCAGCGCGTTTTTTCCAAAAGTGAGTTGTATCAGCATGTCTGGCAGCAACCTGATGCTGAAGGATTACATACAGTCACTGTCCATATTAAATCATTGCGGGAAAAACTAAATGATCCTGTGAAATCACCTCAGTTTATTCAGACCGTGTGGGGGAAAGGCTACCGGTTTATTGGTGAGCCGCTATGA